A genomic segment from Flavobacterium inviolabile encodes:
- a CDS encoding CvpA family protein, translating to MSFFDIILAAILVYGFIQGFRQGLFVALASFVSLIIGIILAIKCSHLVRSVIENHVSWNPRYIEVIAFGLTFILVVVGIILLAKLFTGIASFAQMGWLNTIAGGVFGTLKMALILSILLNLFQKVNIDHYFLSQETMDKSLFYNPIQETSKLIFPSVKEWYDDFKTMDTPEEPVSSAPQ from the coding sequence ATGAGTTTCTTTGATATCATTTTAGCTGCCATTTTAGTATACGGTTTTATCCAGGGTTTCCGCCAGGGTCTTTTTGTAGCTCTAGCTTCATTTGTTTCCCTAATTATCGGTATTATCCTGGCTATAAAATGTTCCCATCTGGTACGCTCCGTTATTGAGAATCATGTTTCGTGGAATCCCAGATATATCGAAGTGATTGCTTTCGGGCTCACTTTTATCCTGGTTGTTGTCGGTATTATTTTACTGGCAAAGCTCTTTACCGGAATTGCCAGTTTTGCCCAGATGGGCTGGTTAAACACTATTGCCGGCGGTGTTTTTGGTACGCTGAAAATGGCACTGATTCTGAGTATTCTTCTAAATCTTTTCCAGAAGGTCAATATTGACCATTATTTCCTTTCTCAGGAAACCATGGATAAATCTTTATTTTACAATCCGATACAGGAAACTTCAAAGCTTATTTTTCCAAGTGTAAAAGAATGGTATGACGATTTTAAGACCATGGATACTCCGGAAGAACCGGTTTCTTCAGCGCCGCAATAA
- the pheS gene encoding phenylalanine--tRNA ligase subunit alpha → MIDKIKEYIGEAQAFTTDNKETLETFRIKFLGSKGLLKDLFAEFKNVPNDQKKEFGQVINLLKTTAEDKVKSIQDALESKEEAKGMYGDLSRPGEPLVIGSRHPISIVKNQIVDIFSNIGFNVSEGPEIEDDWHNFTALNLPEYHPARDMQDTFFIQTNPDILLRTHTSSVQVRYMEENKPPIRTISPGRVFRNEAVSSRSHCIFHQVEGLYIDQNVSFADLKQTLLYFTKEMFGKSKIRLRPSYFPFTEPSAEVDIYWGLKTETDYRITKGTGWLEIMGCGMVDPNVLKNCGIDADKYNGFAFGMGIERIAMLLYQIGDIRMFYENDVRFLEQFKSSI, encoded by the coding sequence ATGATTGATAAGATAAAAGAATACATAGGCGAAGCGCAGGCTTTTACTACAGATAATAAAGAAACCCTCGAAACATTTCGAATCAAATTTTTAGGAAGCAAAGGACTTCTTAAAGATTTATTTGCGGAATTCAAAAACGTGCCAAACGACCAGAAAAAAGAATTTGGACAGGTGATCAACTTATTAAAGACTACTGCAGAGGATAAAGTAAAATCCATTCAGGACGCTTTGGAAAGTAAAGAAGAAGCAAAAGGAATGTATGGGGATTTATCACGTCCGGGAGAACCTTTGGTTATCGGATCGCGTCACCCTATTTCAATTGTAAAAAATCAAATCGTTGATATTTTCTCCAATATCGGATTCAATGTTTCCGAAGGACCGGAAATTGAAGACGACTGGCATAACTTTACCGCATTGAACCTTCCGGAATACCATCCGGCAAGAGATATGCAGGATACCTTCTTTATCCAGACAAACCCTGATATTTTGCTGCGCACGCACACCTCATCTGTTCAGGTACGTTATATGGAAGAAAACAAACCGCCGATCCGTACGATTTCACCAGGAAGAGTTTTCCGTAACGAAGCGGTTTCCTCCCGTTCCCACTGTATTTTTCACCAGGTGGAAGGATTGTATATTGACCAGAATGTATCTTTTGCCGATTTAAAGCAAACCTTGCTGTATTTCACAAAAGAGATGTTCGGAAAATCGAAGATCCGTTTGCGTCCGTCGTATTTCCCGTTTACCGAGCCAAGTGCTGAGGTGGATATTTACTGGGGACTGAAAACGGAAACCGATTACCGTATTACAAAAGGAACCGGATGGCTGGAAATCATGGGCTGCGGAATGGTAGACCCTAACGTATTGAAAAATTGCGGCATCGATGCCGATAAATATAACGGATTTGCTTTCGGTATGGGAATAGAACGTATTGCCATGTTGTTATACCAAATCGGAGATATTCGTATGTTTTATGAAAATGACGTACGATTCTTGGAGCAGTTTAAATCCAGTATTTAA
- a CDS encoding GH92 family glycosyl hydrolase, translated as MKKHALLFLFLLQTLTTFSQKNDYAQYVNPFIGTGGHGHSFPGATVPFGMVQLSPDTRIDGSWDGCGGYHYSDPVIYGFSHTHLNGTGVSDFGDIMLMPTMGEPALENKDYASAFSHKNEKATAGFYAVKLDKHNINVSLTAATRVGFHEYTFNQAGKANVILDLNHRDKLLMGDVRIINSHTVEVLRRSEAWATDQYVFARIEFSQPMQITKVRNNAFAPAKITDTFFAGNQLAISFSKDVKKGEKILVKVALSPTSYEGAAKNMTAEIPDWDFGKVKKQAEQLWNKELSRIEISTSDKEKQTIFYTALYHTMMQPNIAMDVDGMYRGRDNKIHKADGFDYYTVFSLWDTFRGAHPLYTLIDKKRTSDYINTFLKQYEQGGRLPVWELASNETDCMIGYHSVSVIADAMAKGISGFDYNKAFEAAKHSAMLDHLGLDAYKKNGFISIDDEHESVSKTLEYAYDDWCIAQMAMQLNKPDDYRYFMKRSQNWKNIFDSQTGFMRPKKNGGWDKPFDPREVNNNFTEGNSWQYSFFVPQDISGMIEAYGGKEKFEAKLDEMFTAPSATTGREQADITGLIGQYAHGNEPSHHMAYLYNYIGKPEKTQQKVHYILDEFYKNTPDGLIGNEDCGQMSAWYVLSSMGIYAVTPGMPLWSTTRPYFDKIKINFEDGTSKTITKDTPAETLKNIGLNKEIVVLNLNPKDKIVPVPAIEAEGKAFKDKLTIAITAGSKDTKIYYSDSSKPGTGFSVYTKPFVIEKSAVIKAYAEIKGQKSNIVAASYFKKDNNWTVTLTSKYNPQYHAGGPEGLIDGILGTENWRKGDWQGYQGQDFEAVIDLKKQRPVSAITARFLQDSRAWIVMPVKVEFYLSDDNVNFKLAATVENTLNPKVTDNTIIPFKANTKQAKARYVKIIAYNYGKLPEWHQGAGGDAYIFIDEIQIQ; from the coding sequence ATGAAAAAGCACGCTTTACTTTTCCTCTTTTTACTACAAACGCTTACCACTTTTTCTCAGAAAAACGATTACGCACAGTATGTGAATCCGTTTATAGGAACGGGCGGGCACGGACATTCCTTTCCCGGAGCAACTGTTCCGTTCGGAATGGTGCAGCTATCACCCGATACCCGTATTGACGGAAGCTGGGACGGCTGCGGCGGTTATCATTATTCCGATCCGGTGATCTACGGCTTTTCGCATACCCACCTTAACGGTACCGGAGTGTCCGATTTTGGCGACATCATGCTGATGCCTACGATGGGCGAACCGGCTTTGGAAAACAAAGATTATGCGTCGGCATTTTCACATAAAAACGAAAAAGCAACTGCTGGTTTTTATGCCGTAAAATTAGATAAACACAACATCAATGTGAGCCTGACCGCTGCGACTAGAGTCGGTTTCCATGAATACACCTTCAATCAGGCCGGTAAAGCCAATGTTATCCTGGACCTGAACCACCGCGACAAACTGCTGATGGGTGATGTCCGGATCATCAACAGCCATACGGTTGAAGTTTTGCGAAGAAGCGAAGCCTGGGCGACAGACCAATATGTTTTTGCGCGTATTGAATTCAGCCAGCCGATGCAGATCACCAAAGTCCGCAACAATGCCTTTGCTCCGGCAAAAATTACCGATACCTTTTTCGCCGGAAACCAACTGGCGATCAGCTTTAGTAAAGACGTTAAAAAAGGAGAGAAAATATTGGTAAAAGTGGCGCTTTCGCCCACAAGCTACGAAGGTGCTGCCAAAAACATGACGGCAGAAATTCCGGACTGGGATTTCGGGAAAGTAAAAAAACAGGCAGAACAGCTCTGGAATAAAGAACTGTCCCGGATTGAAATAAGTACTTCCGACAAGGAAAAACAAACCATTTTCTATACGGCATTGTACCACACGATGATGCAGCCCAACATTGCGATGGACGTGGACGGCATGTACCGCGGCCGTGACAATAAAATCCATAAAGCCGACGGCTTCGACTATTATACCGTTTTCTCCCTTTGGGATACCTTCCGCGGAGCGCATCCGTTGTATACCCTGATCGATAAAAAAAGAACCTCCGATTATATCAATACATTCCTGAAACAATATGAACAGGGCGGACGGCTGCCGGTTTGGGAACTTGCTTCCAATGAAACCGACTGTATGATCGGATACCATTCCGTTTCGGTAATTGCCGATGCGATGGCAAAAGGAATAAGCGGTTTTGATTACAACAAAGCCTTTGAAGCGGCAAAACACAGCGCGATGCTCGACCATTTAGGACTGGATGCCTACAAGAAAAACGGATTTATCAGTATAGATGACGAACACGAAAGCGTTTCCAAAACACTGGAATATGCTTATGACGACTGGTGTATTGCCCAAATGGCCATGCAGCTGAACAAACCGGATGACTACCGGTATTTTATGAAACGTTCCCAAAACTGGAAAAATATTTTTGACAGCCAGACAGGATTTATGCGTCCGAAGAAAAATGGCGGCTGGGACAAACCGTTTGACCCGAGGGAAGTGAATAACAATTTTACCGAAGGCAATAGCTGGCAGTACTCCTTTTTTGTGCCTCAGGACATCAGCGGTATGATTGAAGCTTATGGCGGAAAAGAAAAATTTGAAGCCAAACTCGATGAAATGTTTACCGCTCCGTCAGCAACTACCGGAAGAGAACAGGCCGATATTACCGGGCTTATCGGGCAATACGCTCACGGAAACGAGCCGAGTCACCACATGGCCTATCTGTATAACTACATTGGCAAACCGGAAAAGACACAGCAAAAAGTACACTACATCTTGGATGAATTTTATAAGAACACACCGGACGGACTGATCGGGAATGAAGACTGCGGACAAATGAGTGCGTGGTATGTGCTGAGCAGTATGGGAATTTATGCGGTAACACCGGGAATGCCTTTGTGGAGTACGACCAGGCCGTATTTTGACAAAATCAAGATTAATTTTGAAGACGGAACGTCCAAAACAATTACGAAGGATACTCCGGCGGAAACATTAAAAAACATAGGACTAAACAAGGAAATTGTGGTGCTGAACTTAAATCCGAAAGATAAAATTGTTCCGGTTCCGGCAATTGAGGCAGAAGGTAAGGCCTTTAAAGACAAACTCACGATTGCCATAACCGCAGGCAGTAAAGACACTAAAATATATTATTCCGACAGTTCTAAGCCGGGTACAGGCTTTAGTGTTTATACAAAACCGTTTGTCATTGAAAAATCGGCGGTGATCAAAGCCTATGCAGAAATTAAAGGACAAAAAAGCAATATAGTGGCCGCTTCCTATTTTAAAAAAGACAACAATTGGACAGTAACGCTTACATCAAAATACAATCCGCAATACCATGCCGGCGGACCGGAAGGACTGATCGATGGGATTTTAGGAACTGAAAACTGGCGAAAAGGCGACTGGCAGGGATATCAGGGACAGGATTTTGAAGCGGTTATCGATCTGAAAAAACAAAGACCGGTTTCTGCAATAACCGCCCGTTTTCTGCAGGACAGCCGCGCCTGGATTGTAATGCCTGTTAAAGTGGAATTCTATTTATCGGACGATAATGTAAACTTTAAACTGGCGGCAACGGTTGAAAATACGTTAAATCCAAAAGTAACCGACAATACGATCATTCCTTTTAAAGCGAACACAAAACAGGCAAAAGCCCGCTATGTAAAAATCATCGCCTACAATTATGGTAAACTGCCGGAGTGGCATCAGGGAGCCGGAGGGGATGCCTATATTTTTATTGATGAAATACAAATACAATAA
- a CDS encoding TerC/Alx family metal homeostasis membrane protein, with the protein MDHLINHPGILTAFSIIILVMLLLDLGVFNKNSHVVSNREALAWSIVWISLAMGFSGVIYYYMGLEQFTQFQSAYWIEKALSVDNLFVFILVFGFFNVPKELHHKVLFWGIIGALVFRAIFIFTGVELINMTYLPEMILFGHAAKINVILTVFGIFLIYAGIKSWFAEDSDDGDKDFTKSPGARLIHRFFKVSENYDGDKFFTVKNGIKMATPLLVVVAVIEFTDLIFAVDSIPAIFAIAPNDPFILYTSNIFAILGLRALYFLLANFMYMFSRLKYGLAIILSFIGIKMLIAPIFHISSPVSLLIVGSILILSVIASLLFPVKE; encoded by the coding sequence ATGGACCACTTAATTAACCATCCGGGAATTCTTACCGCCTTTTCGATTATTATCCTTGTAATGCTCTTACTTGACCTGGGCGTTTTTAACAAAAACAGCCATGTGGTTTCTAACAGAGAGGCTTTAGCATGGTCCATCGTATGGATTTCACTGGCGATGGGATTCAGCGGGGTCATTTATTACTATATGGGATTGGAGCAGTTTACCCAGTTCCAGTCGGCATACTGGATTGAAAAAGCGCTTTCGGTGGACAACCTCTTTGTGTTCATACTCGTTTTCGGATTTTTTAATGTTCCCAAAGAACTGCATCACAAAGTACTGTTTTGGGGGATTATAGGGGCATTGGTTTTCCGTGCTATCTTTATCTTCACCGGTGTGGAGCTGATCAACATGACGTATTTACCGGAAATGATCCTTTTCGGACATGCGGCAAAAATTAATGTTATCCTGACCGTTTTTGGTATTTTCCTTATTTATGCGGGAATCAAATCCTGGTTTGCAGAAGACAGTGACGACGGTGATAAAGATTTTACCAAAAGTCCGGGTGCAAGACTGATACACCGCTTTTTTAAAGTAAGCGAAAACTATGACGGCGATAAATTCTTTACCGTTAAAAACGGTATTAAAATGGCAACGCCTTTACTGGTTGTTGTGGCTGTTATTGAGTTTACCGACCTGATTTTTGCCGTGGACAGTATTCCGGCTATTTTTGCCATTGCGCCAAACGATCCGTTTATCCTTTACACTTCGAACATATTCGCTATTTTAGGCCTTAGAGCGCTTTATTTTCTTTTAGCCAACTTCATGTATATGTTTAGCCGTTTGAAGTACGGATTAGCGATTATATTGAGTTTTATCGGTATCAAGATGCTTATCGCTCCGATCTTTCACATATCGTCACCGGTATCCCTGCTCATTGTGGGCAGTATTTTGATTCTTTCGGTAATTGCATCGCTCTTATTCCCGGTCAAAGAATAA
- a CDS encoding NAD(P)H-dependent glycerol-3-phosphate dehydrogenase translates to MSDNPKFAVIGGGSWATAIAKMLCVNLSEIAWYMRSTYAIEHIKQNRHNPNYLSSVEFDTNKLILTDDINEAVAYADYVIFAIPSAFLSGELEKLTVSLQDKVIFSAIKGIVPETSLIVGEHFHSVYDIPYDNIGVITGPCHAEEVALERLSYLTIACGDTKTAKVMAKNLNSHYIKTKISDDIVGTEYAAMLKNIYSIAAGIAHGLGYGDNFQALLMSNAIREMKKFIKKVHKMKRNINDSAYLGDLLVTGYSVFSRNRMFGNMIGKGYTVKSAQMEMSMVAEGYYATKSAYKLNEEYKAKTPIIDAVYDILYEGKEPKKVFKKLTEKLD, encoded by the coding sequence ATGAGTGACAATCCGAAATTTGCAGTAATAGGCGGGGGAAGTTGGGCTACGGCCATTGCAAAGATGTTGTGCGTAAATCTTTCAGAAATAGCCTGGTACATGAGAAGTACCTATGCTATTGAACATATCAAACAAAACAGACACAATCCGAATTATTTGAGTTCCGTTGAATTCGATACCAATAAACTAATCTTAACAGACGATATTAACGAGGCGGTTGCCTATGCCGATTATGTGATTTTTGCCATTCCATCGGCTTTTTTGAGCGGTGAACTGGAAAAACTAACGGTTAGCCTGCAGGATAAAGTTATTTTTTCGGCCATTAAAGGTATCGTACCGGAAACGAGTTTAATTGTTGGCGAACACTTTCACAGTGTGTACGATATTCCTTATGATAATATTGGTGTTATTACCGGTCCCTGCCATGCAGAAGAAGTGGCATTGGAGCGTCTTTCCTATTTAACGATTGCCTGCGGAGATACCAAAACGGCAAAAGTAATGGCTAAAAACCTGAACAGCCATTATATCAAAACTAAAATTTCTGATGATATTGTCGGTACGGAATATGCCGCAATGCTTAAAAATATCTATTCTATCGCTGCCGGTATTGCACATGGTCTGGGCTATGGCGATAATTTCCAGGCGTTACTGATGAGCAACGCTATCCGCGAGATGAAGAAATTCATCAAGAAGGTTCACAAAATGAAGCGCAACATCAACGATTCTGCTTACCTGGGTGACTTGCTGGTTACCGGTTATTCCGTTTTCTCGCGTAACAGAATGTTTGGGAACATGATCGGGAAAGGCTATACTGTAAAATCTGCCCAGATGGAAATGAGCATGGTAGCCGAAGGCTATTATGCCACTAAAAGCGCGTATAAGCTGAATGAGGAATATAAGGCCAAAACCCCAATAATAGATGCGGTTTACGACATTTTATATGAAGGAAAAGAGCCTAAAAAAGTATTTAAAAAGCTAACGGAAAAATTAGATTAA
- a CDS encoding nicotinic acid mononucleotide adenyltransferase, giving the protein MKTIKLLLALLMIPLTFSSCTVAEYGDDYVDDGATLPQLMQRYELWYVDYERTTGPGDIPFLSRAFTLSLVNGTLFANNNLVGIGSTGNGFGINVGYYDFYPGEVRFFHNVYGQYNLEVTRLSANEIRLYNRNLNTSYYLVGYQRNSFDYNRLFYDNITYFLQEYKAWEKVYTSNVGALNDFDHENFVQFLSGGNNFRSSQDAPGTPVNNIYWDFTGLYGIQQVPGNPYQKILTLDYDFWGNEGFRLTVINDSRIRLFHQASGTTYEFQGRGFIQYLKEGGMKRVKQQDLKLS; this is encoded by the coding sequence ATGAAAACGATAAAATTACTCTTAGCCCTGCTAATGATACCGCTCACATTTTCATCTTGTACAGTGGCAGAATATGGTGATGATTATGTAGATGACGGTGCGACTTTACCGCAGTTAATGCAGCGATATGAATTGTGGTATGTGGATTATGAAAGAACAACAGGCCCCGGTGATATTCCTTTTTTATCAAGAGCGTTTACCCTTTCGCTGGTAAACGGAACCCTGTTTGCAAACAATAACCTTGTGGGGATCGGTTCCACCGGAAACGGCTTTGGTATCAATGTGGGATATTATGATTTTTATCCGGGTGAAGTGCGTTTCTTTCACAACGTTTACGGACAGTATAACTTAGAGGTTACCCGTTTGAGTGCCAATGAAATCCGGCTGTACAACCGCAACCTGAATACATCCTATTATCTGGTAGGCTATCAGCGCAACAGCTTTGATTACAACCGTTTGTTTTATGATAATATTACCTATTTCCTGCAGGAATATAAAGCCTGGGAAAAAGTATATACCAGTAACGTAGGGGCGCTGAACGATTTTGACCACGAAAACTTCGTGCAGTTTTTATCCGGCGGCAATAACTTCCGTTCTTCACAGGATGCTCCCGGTACTCCGGTTAATAATATCTATTGGGATTTTACAGGGCTTTACGGGATTCAGCAAGTGCCCGGTAACCCGTATCAGAAAATTTTAACATTAGATTATGATTTCTGGGGCAATGAAGGCTTTAGATTGACCGTTATTAATGACAGCAGGATTCGATTGTTTCACCAGGCATCCGGTACTACTTACGAATTTCAGGGAAGAGGATTTATTCAATACCTGAAAGAAGGCGGGATGAAGAGAGTGAAGCAGCAGGACCTCAAGTTAAGTTAA
- a CDS encoding iron-containing alcohol dehydrogenase: MLNFELYNPTNLVFGKGQTEKLAQLVPQNSKILLAYGGGSIFKNGVYDQVKTALSGFEIVEFGGIEPNPRYETLMKAVAVIKEQKLDFILAVGGGSVIDGVKFISAAVNFEGNPMEILHKRLLIKENAMPFGTVLTLPATGSEMNSGAVITINETQEKLSFGGSALFPKFSICDPTVIASLPKRQLQNGVIDAYTHVMEQYLTYPHDALLQDRIAEGILQTLIEIGPGVVDNPTDYKLASNFMWSCTMALNGLIQKGVPTDWATHMIGHELTALYEIDHARTLAIIGPNLYRALFETKKEKLAQYGERIWNVTGTTVEEKALQAIEKTVQFFHIMGMETKISNYTPDYKKTADFIVERFDQRGWKAMGERQNITLDKVREIVEMSY; this comes from the coding sequence ATGTTAAATTTTGAACTATATAATCCTACCAATTTAGTCTTTGGAAAAGGACAAACCGAAAAATTAGCCCAGCTGGTTCCGCAAAACAGTAAAATATTACTGGCTTACGGTGGTGGCAGCATTTTCAAAAACGGTGTTTACGATCAGGTAAAAACGGCTTTAAGCGGTTTTGAAATTGTAGAATTCGGAGGTATTGAACCAAATCCCCGTTATGAAACATTAATGAAAGCTGTTGCGGTTATTAAAGAGCAGAAGCTTGATTTTATTCTGGCTGTTGGCGGCGGATCTGTTATTGACGGTGTTAAATTCATTTCGGCAGCCGTTAACTTCGAAGGCAATCCTATGGAAATTCTTCACAAAAGACTTTTAATCAAGGAAAACGCCATGCCGTTTGGAACGGTATTGACCTTACCGGCAACAGGAAGCGAAATGAATTCCGGAGCCGTTATCACGATCAATGAAACACAGGAAAAACTGTCGTTTGGCGGTTCGGCACTGTTTCCGAAATTTTCCATCTGTGATCCTACCGTTATTGCTTCTTTACCGAAAAGACAATTGCAGAACGGAGTGATTGATGCCTATACCCACGTGATGGAGCAATACCTTACCTATCCTCATGATGCGCTTTTACAGGACCGCATTGCCGAAGGTATTCTTCAGACTTTAATTGAAATTGGTCCGGGTGTGGTGGACAATCCGACAGATTACAAACTGGCTTCCAATTTTATGTGGAGCTGTACGATGGCTTTAAACGGTCTGATCCAGAAAGGTGTTCCAACCGACTGGGCTACACACATGATCGGACATGAGTTAACCGCTTTATACGAAATTGACCATGCCAGAACACTGGCCATCATTGGCCCGAATCTGTACCGTGCCTTATTTGAAACCAAAAAAGAAAAATTAGCACAGTACGGCGAACGCATCTGGAATGTTACCGGTACTACCGTTGAAGAAAAAGCCTTACAGGCAATTGAAAAAACAGTTCAGTTTTTCCATATAATGGGCATGGAAACCAAGATTTCCAATTATACCCCGGATTATAAAAAAACAGCCGATTTTATTGTGGAACGTTTTGACCAGAGAGGTTGGAAAGCCATGGGAGAACGCCAGAACATTACTTTAGATAAAGTCCGCGAAATTGTGGAAATGAGCTACTAA
- the nadD gene encoding nicotinate (nicotinamide) nucleotide adenylyltransferase, which yields MKIGLYFGTFNPIHIGHLIIANHMAENTDMDQIWMIVTPHNPHKKKNTLLDDHHRLQMVFLATSEYPKIKPSDIEFKLSQPNYTVNTLAHLQEKYPQHEFSLIMGEDNLNSLHKWKNYEVILNNHNIYVYPRISSEIVSGEFINHPKIHRVGAPVIELSSTFIRENIKKGKNITPMLPGKVWEYIDHNLFYKK from the coding sequence ATGAAAATAGGGCTTTATTTCGGAACGTTCAACCCCATCCATATCGGCCACCTGATTATTGCCAATCACATGGCAGAAAATACCGATATGGATCAGATCTGGATGATTGTAACACCACACAATCCCCACAAAAAGAAAAACACCTTACTGGACGATCACCATCGGCTGCAAATGGTCTTTTTAGCAACATCCGAATATCCCAAAATAAAGCCTTCCGACATTGAGTTTAAGCTCTCCCAGCCCAATTATACGGTTAATACGCTGGCACATTTGCAGGAAAAATATCCGCAGCACGAATTTTCACTGATTATGGGTGAAGACAATCTGAATTCGCTGCACAAATGGAAAAACTATGAAGTGATCCTGAACAATCACAACATTTATGTTTATCCGAGAATTTCGTCCGAAATTGTTTCCGGCGAGTTCATCAATCACCCAAAAATCCACAGAGTCGGTGCTCCGGTCATTGAGCTTTCCTCTACCTTTATCCGGGAGAACATCAAAAAAGGAAAAAACATTACCCCCATGCTGCCCGGCAAGGTTTGGGAGTATATCGACCACAATCTTTTCTATAAAAAATAA
- the gmk gene encoding guanylate kinase, with translation MNTGGKLIVFSAPSGSGKTTIVRHLLGKEDLNLEFSISATSRAPRGEEINGTDYYFISLESFKQHIKAEDFLEWEEVYRDNFYGTLKTEVERIWAKGKNVIFDIDVAGGLRIKKKFPDETLAVFVKPPSIDELKIRLKKRSTESEDKINMRIAKASVELATAPQFDKIIKNYDLDTAKQEAYELVRDFIK, from the coding sequence ATGAATACAGGAGGAAAACTAATTGTTTTTTCAGCACCGTCCGGTTCCGGAAAAACAACAATTGTAAGACACTTATTAGGCAAAGAAGATCTGAACCTTGAATTTTCAATTTCGGCGACTTCCCGCGCCCCAAGAGGTGAAGAAATAAACGGAACCGATTATTATTTCATTTCGCTGGAAAGCTTCAAACAGCACATTAAAGCCGAAGATTTTTTAGAGTGGGAAGAAGTTTACCGCGATAATTTTTACGGTACTTTAAAAACCGAAGTGGAGCGCATCTGGGCCAAAGGCAAAAATGTTATTTTCGACATTGACGTTGCCGGCGGATTGCGTATCAAGAAAAAATTTCCAGACGAAACCTTAGCGGTTTTTGTGAAACCTCCGAGTATTGACGAATTAAAGATCCGTTTGAAAAAACGTTCTACCGAAAGTGAAGACAAGATCAACATGCGTATCGCCAAGGCATCTGTTGAGCTGGCTACAGCGCCGCAGTTTGACAAAATCATAAAAAACTATGATCTGGACACTGCCAAACAGGAAGCATACGAACTGGTTAGAGATTTTATAAAATAG
- a CDS encoding YicC/YloC family endoribonuclease, protein MIQSMTGFGKASLQLPTKKITIEIKSLNSKGLDLNVRMPSVFREMELGLRNQIAQQLERGKVDFSLYIEVTGEETSTKVNAPIVKAYMNQMRDILPDADITELMKMAVRMPDALKTERDEIDENEWKHIQNVVTEALVNINNFRKDEGASLEKEFRLRIANIRSFMEQALVLDPERIQAIKERLQHAISELQVNVDENRFEQELIYYLEKLDVTEEKVRLTNHLDYFLETLSGQEANGRKLGFITQEMGREINTMGSKSNHAGMQKLVVQMKDELEKIKEQVLNVL, encoded by the coding sequence ATGATACAATCGATGACTGGTTTCGGCAAGGCTTCTTTGCAATTGCCAACCAAAAAAATTACTATAGAAATTAAGTCTTTAAACAGTAAAGGGCTCGACCTTAACGTTCGTATGCCTTCTGTTTTTCGCGAAATGGAATTGGGACTTCGCAATCAGATTGCACAACAGCTGGAACGCGGAAAAGTTGATTTCTCCCTATACATTGAAGTTACCGGAGAAGAAACGTCAACAAAAGTTAACGCCCCGATTGTAAAAGCGTATATGAATCAGATGCGCGATATCCTTCCGGATGCCGACATTACCGAATTGATGAAAATGGCGGTTCGGATGCCGGATGCCTTAAAAACAGAACGGGATGAAATTGACGAAAACGAATGGAAACACATCCAGAATGTGGTAACAGAAGCGTTGGTTAACATCAATAATTTCCGAAAAGATGAAGGTGCTTCACTGGAAAAAGAATTCCGTTTGAGAATTGCCAACATCCGCAGTTTTATGGAGCAGGCACTGGTTTTAGATCCGGAAAGAATCCAGGCAATCAAAGAACGTTTGCAACATGCTATTTCGGAATTGCAGGTCAATGTTGACGAAAACCGATTTGAACAGGAGCTTATATATTATCTTGAAAAATTAGATGTCACGGAAGAAAAAGTCCGCCTGACCAACCATCTGGATTATTTCCTGGAAACCCTTTCCGGACAGGAAGCAAACGGTAGAAAACTGGGATTCATCACTCAGGAAATGGGACGTGAAATCAACACTATGGGTTCCAAATCGAATCATGCCGGAATGCAGAAACTGGTCGTTCAGATGAAAGACGAATTAGAAAAAATTAAAGAACAGGTTTTAAATGTTTTATAA